Part of the Eikenella corrodens genome is shown below.
AACAGCTGCAACGCATTTACGGCACGGCATGGGCCAGCAAAGACGAACTGAAGGCCTACATCACGCGCATTGAAGAAGCCGAAAAACGCGACCACCGCAAACTCGGCCGCCAGCTCGACCTGTTCCACCTGCAGGACGAAGCCCCCGGCATGGTGTTCTGGCATCCGCGCGGCTGGACGCTGTGGCAGGTCATCGAACAGCACATGCGCCGCGAATTGGACGCAGCGGGCTACCGCGAAGTGAAAACGCCGCAAATCATGGACAAAACGTTTTGGGAAAAATCCGGCCACTGGGCGAACTACAAAGACAATATGTTCCTCACCGCCTCCGAAAAACGCGAATACGCCGTGAAACCGATGAACTGCCCCGGCCACGTGCAGATTTTCAACAACACGCTGCGCTCCTACCGCGACCTGCCCATGCGTTTGGCGGAATTCGGCTCGTGCCACCGCAACGAACCTTCCGGCGCGCTGCACGGCCTGATGCGCGTGCGCGGCTTCGTGCAGGACGACGCGCACATCTTCTGCACCGAAGACCAGATTGCCGAAGAAACCCGCAAATTCAACTTGTTGGTGATGAAAATTTATCAGCAGTTCGGCTTTGAACACGTCAGCGTCAAACTCTCGCTGCGCCCCGAACAGCGCGCCGGTTCGGACGAAATTTGGGACAAGGCCGAACAAGGCCTGCGCGACGCGCTCACCGCCTGCGGCGTTGAATGGCAGGAATTGCCCGGCGAAGGCGCGTTCTACGGCCCGAAAGTGGAATACCACATCAAAGATGCGCTCGGCCGCTCTTGGCAATGCGGCACCATCCAGCTCGACTTCGTGCTGCCCGAACGCTTGGACGCGGAATACGTGGCCGAAGACAACAGCAAAAAACGCCCCGTGATGCTGCACCGCGCCATTTTGGGCTCGCTGGAACGCTTCATCGGCATCCTGATTGAAGAGCACGCCGGCTCCTTCCCACTGTGGCTCGCGCCCGTGCAGATGGTGGTGATGAACATTACCGAAAAACAGGCCGATTACTGCCGCGAAGTGGTGAAAAAACTCAAAGCCGCCGGCTTCCGCGCCGAAGCAGATTTGCGCAACGAAAAAATCGGCTACAAAATCCGCGACAACAGCCAATACCGCTACCCCTACCAAATCGTGGTGGGCGACAAGGAAATGGAAAACGGCCAAGTCGCCGTGCGCCGCAAAGCGGAAGATTTGGGCAGCCTGAAAGTGGAAGATTTTATCGCGCTGCTGCAAAAAGAGATTGCGGACACGATTGGGAAAGTCTGATTTCGGTTTGATGGTTTTCAGGCAGCCTGCACTTGGATTTTCAGTGTGCAGGCTGCTTTTGCCCATATCAGAATGTGGAAGGAAGAGCGATGAAGATATATTTAGCGGCAGCATTGCTGTTTTTATCTGCCTGCCGCAGTGGAGAGCCGCCGCTGGTGAAGCATGAGCTATACCTGCCGGAAGCCGTGCAGGGGCAGGGTTATTATGCGGAAGTGGAGTTGCCGTTTCTCCATTTGGATGAGCGGTGGACGGTGCCGTTGAACAGCGGTTTTGCGCTGTCTTCGTCGAATTCGGGCGGCGGCACGCGCATTGCCCTGAGCCACAGCGGCGCGCAGCCGTATCACGAATTGGGAGAGCGGCTGATGTTGAACGGCAGCACGGGCGGCGGCAGCCTGTATGAACGCCATCAAGCGGAGCTGTATGTGAAAGTGCACCGCGCGGATGCCCCGGAGTTGTGGCACTGCACGCCGCTGCGCCCCAAGCCGGATGTGCTGATGTACGATTGCGGAAGGCAGAACCCCCGCTACGAACAGACAGGACGAGGCGGCTGGCAGTGCAAAACGCCGCAACAGTGCAGTTTGACGATTGAAAGGCCGTAAGGTTGCCTAAAGATTAATCGGCAACCTACAAATGGAAGCTGGAAGGCGGACAATTTTTCAGGTAGCCTAGGGCTGCATGAGGCTACCTGAACATTCTTTCAGACAGTCATTTTAGAGGAAGAGAAATGGGGCAGAAGCGCTGGAAGAGGATCGCACTGGCGGTGTTGATAGTGTTTGCACTCATCGGTATGGTTGCTACTGTGGCAATTATCCCGTTTGTTGGCAACTATATCAGCGATATGAATAGAGAGGTGGATACCACGCCGCTGGTTTCTGTGCCGTTCAGTACGCAGCAAGTAGGCTATCAACAGACGATAAAAGATGTACCGATTCCGCACCATGGCTTGTTTGCGCTCACGGTGAGGTTGAAGCCGAAAACCGGAACACATCTTTCAAAAGAAGAGATAGACAATTTATTTTATCAGGCCAGGCATACGCCTTTTGTGGTGAAGTATGAGGTGCAAACAGCGGGCAATCCCGGCTTGCTTTATGGGAAAGACACGGTTGTGGCTGATTTCTCCACAGAGGAAAACGGCGATTTCATTTTCTCCGTTCACTCCGGATTTGTCCGCCAAGAGGGTAGATTGATGATACGGGCGGAGAACCTTATCCAAGTGCCGGAGTTTGCGAAGTTTGATGCATTTTTAGAGCTTAGGGAAAAGAAACCCAATTAAATAAGTAGGCATGGAAGGTTCTTCAACCATTCTGCCCGCACATCAAAGAGGCTACCTGAAACACCGCAAATTTGATAAACCGCGTTCTTACCAAGGAGTCTTGTCATGAAAGTTTTGGTTAATCTGTTCCATCCTCATCTTGAACGTTCTGTTGTAAACCGCGCTTGGGCGGATCGTCTTGCCAACCAGCCGGGCATTACCCTGCGCAATCTGTACGCACTCTATCCCGACGGCAAAATCGACGTAGCCGCCGAACAACGGGCTTTGGCCGAACACGACCGCTTGGTGTTCCAACACCCATTCTATTGGTACGCCACCCCACCGCTGATGAAGCAATGGCTCGATGATGTACTGACCTACGGCTGGGCATACGGCCCGGGCGGCAACGCGCTGGCAGGCAAAGAGTGGCTGTCGGCCATTTCCACCGGCGGCCCGGCAGACTCCTACCAAGCAGGCGGCTATAACCGCTTTTCCATGAGCGAGTTTTTGAAACCCTTGGTGCAAACTGCCTCCTTGCTGCAAACCGTTTTCCTGCCGCCGTTTATTTTCCACGGCGCAGTGGTGGCCGATAGCGAAGCCGTTCGCGCTTCTGCCGATGCACTGCTGGACTACATCCGCAATCCGCTGCTCGACCCGCAGAAAAAGCTGGCGGCACTGCAGGCCAAAATGGAAAGCGAAGGCGTAAAGCTGGAATAACAGCCGCAGGAATGTTGCCCACGCAGTTTGAGGCTACCTGAAATATATCCCTTGCCTTACTGCCTGCGGCTCGCCGTTTTGTTCTGCTTTTGTTAAGGGGCTGACGTAGATTAGCCCCAACTAAAAAGCAGCTACGCAACACAATTGGAGAGAAAGTCTGTATGACGGCATTAATGACAGCAATTCTTATCGGCATATTATTCGTTCTGTCGCTTGCCCTCTCGCTATTTAGTATTTGGAAAGCATGGGGCGCACTGCCTAGGGCAGGCAGCCTGCAGAAATTTTTGGCAATTTTATGGGCAGCGGCAGCGGTGTACCTGTTTTGTCCCGCGCTGTACAGCAAGTTGGCCATCGCATCGCACACCTCGGAATACAACCCCCACATTGGCGAAATCCGCCTATTCATCAACATATGGCTGGTTTTCCTGATGCCGATTGCCTTGCTGACCCCCACTGTTTTGACATGGCAGAACCGTTGGCATGGTGCTTGGGTATTTGGCAAACTGGCTGCGCTGTATGCAGGCATATCCATGCTCTGCACCATCCTTACGGGGGGATACCGCTGTTTGACAGCATCGTTACTGCCCTCATTATGGGGCTGGTGGGAAACACTGTTTGTGCAGCACGGCTGGGGTGGGACGCTATATGACTTGCATAATTGCCGATACGGTACCATGTCTTCTTTGATATGGTGGATGTGGGTAATTGCCGGCAGCAGTGCATTGCTCGTAGCACGGCTTTTGTGTACCATCCGAACAGAATTTCCAGATTGAATGCGATTCAAACGGCGCGGCCGGGCCAAATCAGAACTGCCGCTGCGGACAGGCTGGATTAAGATGCCGCCCGCGAACTGTTGGACTACATCCGCAATCCGCTGCTCGACCCGCAGAAAAAGCTGGCGGCACTGCAGGCCAAAATGGAAAGCGAAGGCGTAAATCTGGAATAACAGCCGCAGGAGGCAATGTTGCCCACGTAGTTTGAGGCTACCTGAAACTTTCAGGTAGCCTCTCATCTATTTGCCAAACGGGATTACAAACCTGCTGCCGCTTTCAAAGCTGCGGCCTTATCGGTGCGCTCCCAAGTGAACTCGGGCTCTTCGCGGCCGAAGTGGCCGTAGGCAGCGGATTTGCTGTAAATCGGGCGCAGCAGATCGAGCATCTGCACGATGCCTTTCGGGCGCAGGTCGAAATGTTCGCGCACGATGGTGATGAGTTTGTCTTCGCTGATTTTGCCCGTGCCGAAGGTGTCGATGGCGATGGAAGTGGGCTCGGCAATGCCGATGGCGTAAGACACTTGGATTTGGCATTGGGTCGCCAAACCGGCGGCCACGATGTTTTTCGCCACATAGCGGCAGGCATAGGCAGCGGAGCGGTCTACTTTGCTCGGGTCTTTGCCGGAGAATGCGCCGCCGCCGTGCGGGGCTGCGCCGCCGTATGTATCGACAATGATTTTGCGGCCGGTGAGCCCGCAGTCGCCCTGCGGCCCGCCAATCACGAAGCGGCCGGTGGGGTTGATGAGGTATTTGGTGTCGGCGGTAAGCATTTCGGGCGGCAGCACGGGTTTGATGATGTGCTCAATCACGGCTTTGCTCAGCTCTTCGTGGCTGATTTCGGGATTGTGCTGGGTGGAGAGCACCACGGTGTCGATGCGTTTCACTTTGCCGGTTTCGCTGTCGTAAACCACGGTCAGCTGCGCTTTGGCATCGGGGCGCAGCCAGGGCAGTTGACCGCTTTTGCGCACTTCGCTCTGGCGCTGCATCAGGCGGTGGCTGTAATAAATGGCAAAGGGCATCAGGGTGGGGGTTTCGTCGCAGGCGTAGCCAAACATCAGGCCTTGGTCGCCCGCGCCTTGGTTCAGGTCGAGGCCTTCGCCTTCGTTCACGCCTTGGGCGATGTCGGGCGATTGCTGGTCGTAATACACGCCCACCGCGCAGCCGTTGGCATCAAAGCCGAGTTCGGAGGCGTTGTAGCCGATTTTGGCAATGGTTTCGCGGGCGACTTTGATGTAGTCCACGTGCGCGGTGGTGGTGATTTCGCCGGCCAGCACGCACAGGCCGGTGTTCACCAGCGTTTCGGCCGCCACGCGGGCTTTGGGGTCTTGGGCGAGGACGGCATCGAGGATGGCGTCGGATACTTGGTCGGCCACTTTGTCGGGATGGCCTTCGGATACGGATTCGGAGGTGAAGAGGTATTCGCTCATGATATGTCTTTCGGATAATAGATAAACCTTGCGGCTTAGCAAGGAGGGCTCAGCGGGCAATAAAAAATCCCGCACTAAGCGGGAAGAGATATTGCCCGGCCTGATTCAGACGAGCCACATCGGCCTCTCGGCCGTCCACCTTACGCGCCGTTTGCGGCGGGCAGGTTGGCATGGATTCCCAACTCTTAATGCGCGGCAGATGATAACAAATCCCGCTTGCAGCGGCAAGCGGCGGGATGGGTTTCAGGTGGCCTCAGCGGGAAGAAGGCTACCTGAAAATTCATAGCGGCGGATAAAACCAAACATCGGCATAACAACACCACCCTGCCCAACGTTTCCTAGCGTGTAAATCAACAGCGTTGTTTACACAAAAAGGCTACCTGAAATTTCAGGTAGCCTTTGTCTGGTTGCGCACAGCTTAATTAGCGGCGGCCATTGTTGCTGTACACCATTTTGGTGCCTTCAAAGATGTGGATGCTGGCGGCGCAGGTGGCGGTGGAGCATGTTTTCATCGGCAGGGTGACGCTGTAGCGGCCGCTGCGCGGGGCGCGGTAGCTGAACAAGGGCACGCTGTCGCCCATCACGTCTTGTTTCACCACGCGGCCGTTGTGGCGCACGATGAGGTCGATGTCGGTGCAGTTGTCGTCGCAGTCGCCGTAGAAGGTATAGACTTTGCCGGCGGTGAGATCGAGCTGCTCGGTGTGGCTCTGGCCGGCGGCGAGGCGCTGTTGGCGCAGGAGGAAGACGCGGGCGGCCGGGTCTTTGTCTTTAACGATTTCCACGTTGCTCCGTTGGGCGCGCTGCAAGGAGGGGTCGTTGTCGGTGCTGCTTTCAAATACCTGTACGGAATAGGCGCAGGTGTCGTTGTCACAGTCTTCCATGCTGGCCTTGATTTGATGACGGCCGCCCTGTTCGGCACGGAAGGTTAGCTGGGGTACGTCGTCGCTATCGGTGTCGGCGGCAATGGTTTTACCGTTGGCGCTGACGGTGAGGTCGAGGTCGCCGCAGGCTGAGTCGCAGCGGCCGAACACGCTGTAATACTTGCCGGCGGTGAGTTCGACTTCCGTGCTGCGGCTTTGGCTGTCGGCAAGCTGGCCGCTGATCAGGGGCAGTTCGCGGGCTTTTTCATCGGCATCCTGCTGTGCTTCGCGGATCCGTTTCTGGGCAGATTCCAAGGATGCGCCTTCGTCGTCGCTGTTGCCTACTTTGCCGCCGCTGAATACTTGCAGTGCGGAGCGGCAGCGGTTGCGGGAGCATTCGTCCATGGTGGTGTTAAGCTCCACGCGGCCGTCGCGGTCGGCCTGCCAGGTGAAGCGGGAGCCGTCGCCACGGTTTTTACGGAACAGGACGGTGCGGCCTTGGGTAACGCTGAATTTGATGTTGGAGCAGTTTACGGAGCAGTCGGCAAAAACGGTGTATACCTGGCCGGCCTTCACATCCAGCGGGGTGGTGTTGCTTTGGCCTTCTTCCAGGCGCACGGTGCGCTGGAACAGCAGCTGCGCGGCGGGGTCTTCGCCTTTGATGGCTTCGCTGTGGGTGGATGCCTGGTCGGCGAGGTAGCGTTCGGCGGCGAAAGCAGGAAGGGATAAAGCGGCCAAAATCGGCAGCAGGGCGAGTTTTTTCATAAGTTGTTTCCTTTTATTTTGGGGGGAGAAATTTTGCCAAAGTGAAGCTGTGCAAAATTTTGCGATATTATGCCTAATCCTGTTAACTTTTCCAACCGTTTTACTCGGATTTGTGTATTTGGCTGATGCTTTGAAGGCTACCTGAAAGTACGGATTTCGGCAAAGTAATGGAAGTTTCTCCAAAAATGCTACGGCATCGGCTGAGTTTTGCCATACTGCTTATATCGTTTACAGTTTGCCGTGTGCCGCTTTGGCCTGTGTTTGTTTCTGCTAAAAGAGCCCGCGGTTTTAGATGGCCTTTTCAGGTAACCTTTTCGGTACGGCCTCTTTTGAGCCAAGTCAAACTTTGTAGCCGCAGCAGGGCGGTGGAAATCTGTTTTCATTGCATGATTGTCGGCCGCAACCCCTTGTTCTGCACAAGACTCTCCAGCTTGCCCGCGCAGGCTCACATTTAATAATCACTCTCAATTAACCCGATTTAACGGCGCAGCCGCTTGCGTTTTTCCCGGTAAAGCACGACAATCCACCACAACATATAGTGTTTAGAAATATTATTTGCACTATATGTTGTATTTTTAAGGATAGGGCTATGGAAACGCTGAATTTTACCCGCGAGCAGATCGTTTGGCAGGAAGTGCCGGGCGAAGTGTCGCTGGCGTTTCTGTTTTCCGGCTGCCCGCTGCGCTGCCAAGGCTGCCACAGTGCCGACAGCTGGAAGGGCAGCTTGGGCACCGAACTGACTGCTGAATACTTACAAAGCCGCTTGGAACGCTATCGCGGGCTGATTAGCTGCGTGCTGTTTATGGGCGGCGAGTGGCTACCTGAAAAACTGCTGCCGCTGCTGGCGCAGGTACGCGAAGCCGGGCTGAACACCTGCCTCTACACCGGCCTGGAGCAAGACGAGCTGGAGCGCGCCTCCATTGCCATCATCCCGCAGCTCACTTATCTGAAAACCGGCCGCTGGAAAATGGAGCTCGGCGGCCTCGACAGCCCGCACACCAACCAGCGCTTTATCGACCTGCGCAGCGGCGAAATGCTGAACCATCTGTTTGTGAAAGACACGCCCGCCGCCCGCCCCAAAATCATCCCCTTGGCGCCCGCCCCGCAACCGGCCGCCGAGGGCGCGTTTTCCCCGCCGGCCTAATGTAGGCCTTCCCGATAGCGGAATCCCGCTATCCCATCCACATCAAAAGGAGAGTAAACATGATTCGGCTGCATCCCGAACAGTTAAACGGCAAACTGCAATTCATGCACGACTACATCAGCGCGCAAAACGCGGCGGACGGCTCGAAAATGGACGCCAACGCCAACGTTACCCAGAAAAACATCGCCACGATGGAAGCGGAAATCATGAAAGACTTTTTCGTGCAGATCAACCGCGCCCAGGTGTCGCGCAAAATCGCCGAAATTTTCGACCAATCCGTGGCCGACGAATACATCCGCCAGATTGAGGCGCACGAGATTTATGTGCATGACGAAACCAGCCTCAAGCCTTATTGTGTGTCGGTTACGCTGTATCCCTTCCTGCTCGACGGCTTAAGCAAACTCGGCGGCGAATCCAAAGCGCCGCAACATTTGGCATCGTTTTGCGGCTCGTTTATCAACCTGGTGTTCGCCATCAGCGCGCAGTTTGCCGGCGCGGTGGCGACGGTGGAATTTCTGACTTATTTCGACTACTTTGCCCGCAAAGACTACGGCGATGATTATTTGGACACCCACGCCGCCGAAATCGCCAACCACATGCAGCAGGTGGTGTACAGCATCAACCAGCCCGCCGCCGCGCGCGGCTATCAGAGCGTATTCTGGAATATTTCCGTGTACGATCAATACTATTTCGACGCGATGTTCGGCGATTTCGTCTTTCCCGATTTCAGCAAACCGGTGTGGGCGAGCGTGGCGAAGCTGCAAAACTTCTTCCTCAAATGGTTCAATCAGGAGCGCACCAAAGCCGTTTTGACCTTCCCCGTCGTTACCGCTGCGATGCTGACCGACGGCGGCAAATGCAAAGACACCGTGTTTGCCGACGAAATGGCGAAAGAGTTGGCGGAAGGCAATTCCTTCTTCGTCTATCTCTCCGACAATCCCGACTCCTTGGCTTCCTGCTGCCGCCTGCGCAACGCCATTGAAGACCGCACCTTCAGCTACACCCTCGGTGCGGGCGGCGTGGCGACCGGTTCCATTAACGTCATTACCATCAACATGAACCGATTGGAACAAGACGGGCGCGACCTTGCCGCCGAAGTGGCCAAAATCCACAAATACCAATACGCCTACCGCAAACTGATGGAAGAATACCAAGCTGCCGGAATGCTGCCCGTTTACGATGCAGGTTTCATCACGCTGGACAAACAGTTCCTCACCATCGGCATCAACGGCATGGCGGAAGCCGCCGAATCGCAAGGCATCAAGGTCGGCTACAACGACGACTACATCAATTTCGTTCAAGGTCGTCTGAAAACCATATTCGAAGCCAACCAAGCCGCCAGCAAACATTACGGCGTGAAGTTCAACACCGAGTTCGTCCCCGCCGAAAACCTCGGCGTGAAAAACGCCAAATGGGACAAAGCCGACGGCTACCAAGTCAGCCGCGACTGCTACAACTCCTATTTCTATGTCGTCGAAGACGAAGAAATCAACGCGCTCGACAAATTCCTGCTGCACGGCAAAGAACTGGTGGACTGGCTCGACGGCGGCTCCGCGCTGCACCTGAACCTCGACGAAGCCCTGCCCGAATCCGGCTACCGCTCGCTCTTGGACATCGCCGCGCAAACCGGCTGCAACTACTTCTGCGTGAACGTGCGCATCACCATCTGCAACGAATGCGGCCATATCGACAAACGTACCCTGCACGCCTGTTCCGACTGCGGTTCGCACGACATCGACTACGGCACCCGCGTCATCGGCTACCTGAAACGCGTATCCGCCTTTAGTAGCGGACGGCGCAAAGAACACGCGCTGCGGCACTACCACCGCGAGCAGCAGCAGAAATGGCGCAAAGTGGCCTAAGCCGTTTGCAATAAAGCCTGCCCTTTCAGGTAGCCTTTCCCCCTCCCATTTCCGGGCTACCTGAAAACTTCAAGCACACCGCCTTTGCGGTGTGCCTTTTTATGGGGAGAGGGAAGCGGCTGTATTGCCATAGCCCATCAATTTGCAAAGCTGGCCAACTCCATATCAGCGCTTGGGTGAACGGCTATAAAGCCCGCCCCGAAAAGTTTCAGGTAGCCTAGCTGTTGCAGGCTACCTGAAACTTTATAGTGGATTAAATTTAAATCAGGACAAGGCGGCGAGCCGAAGACAGTACACACGTTACGGCAAGGCGAGCCAACGCTGTACTGGTTTAAATTTAATTCACTATACATACGTAAAAAAATCAGGTGCCCGTATACAAAAGGCTACCTGAAATTTTACTTTTCCCAATCATTCAATAATCTGGCAATAAAACCCTATTCTGTTTGCAAATGATCCAGCGGCAATACGGTGGAGTTTTTCACTTCTTGCAATACAAAGCTGGAGCGCGCGTCCACCACGCCGGGATGTGCCAAGAGGGTATCGAGGATAAATTGGGAGAAGCTTTCCATATCGGCGAAAAAAGCGTGCAGCATATAGTCGGTTTCGCCGGTGAGTGCAAAGCAGCGCAGCACCTGCGGCCAATCGCGTACGGAATCGGCAAAGCCGTCGCGCAGATGGTTGCTCTTATCCACTGATACGCGGATAAACACCTGCAAGCCGAGAGCCACGGTGGAAGGATGCACTAAGGCAGCATAGCCGCGGATAATGCCGCTGGATTCCAGCTGCTTGAGCCGCCGCAGGCAGGGGGATGGGGAAAGGGCAACGCGTTCGGACAGTTCAACGTTGCTCAATCGTCCGTTGTGTTGCAGGGCCTGAAGGATTTTCAGGTCGATTTTGTCAAGCGAAACAGTGGTTGTCATGATTCGGTATCCAATCATACTACTGGGTTAGAGATGTGCTGCACGCCGGTGAGCTGGCAGCCAAACGGCGCTTATGGAGGCTTGTGGCCAACCATTAAACTACACTATGTATCTCCGGGCAGTATTATATGGGAAACGCCTTGAAATAATCCGCCATATTTCTTACCAATAGCGGAATATACCGTCTGTCCGCCAGCTTTGCCGGACACTTTCAGACCTGAACCCCAAAAGGGTGTCAAGCCAAACTCCAAAACCATTCGTGTTTCTGTTTAGTTATAGTGTAAGCATAATGTAGCTAGAATTGCTATTCTAATCATGGAAATGTGATTGAAAATGCCAAGAAATCTTGCCCGAATGCCCGCTTTCAGGCGATAATCAAGGCGTTTGCAGGAGAGCCCATTAATACAACAATGGCACCGAAGGCGCAAATTCCCTTAAATCGCTCAGGTAAAAGGACTGCAAGCCCGTTTCATTGTTATCAATTGCCCGAGCGGCTTCTGAAACGGCCTCATCTGGAGAGCGGCGCGGCGCGCCCACCGAAGGATATAAGGCATCATCTGCCGAAAATCTCAGGTACCCGGGACAGATAGGGAGGCTTCCCCATTTTCGCCCCACAGGAGATCCTCATGTCCGCCATCAAAACCACCCCCTTTCACCAAGCCCACCAAGACGCAGGCGCCAAGCTGGTTGATTTCGCCGGCTGGGAGCTGCCCATCCACTACGGTTCGCAGATTGCCGAACACGAAGCCGTGCGCACCGACGCCGGCATGTTCGACGTGTCGCACATGCTGGTTACCGACGTGGCCGGCGAAAAAGCCAAAGCCTTCTTCCGCAAACTTTTGGCCAACGACGTGGCCAAGCTCGGCTTCGTGGGCAAAGCCCTCTATTCCGCCATGCTCAACGACAAAGGCGGCGTGATTGACGACCTTATCGTGTACCGCGTGAGCGAAGACGAAACCCGCTACCGCATCGTATCCAACGGCGCCACCCGCGAAAAAGACTCCGCCCAGTTCCAAAAAATCGGCGCCGAATTCGGCATCAAGCTCACCCCACGCTACGATTTGGCCATGCTCGCCGTGCAAGGCCCCAAAGCCATTGCCAAGCTGCTCACCGTGAAGCCCGAATGGGCCGACACCGTAAACAACCTCAAGCCCTTCCAGGGCGCGGATTTGGGCAACGACTGGTTCGTCGCCCGCACCGGCTACACCGGCGAAGACGGTGTGGAAGTGATTCTGCCCGGCAGCGAAGCCGGAGCCTTCTTCAAAGCATTACAACAGGCCGGCGTGAAACCCTGCGGCCTCGGCGCGCGCGACACCCTGCGCATGGAAGCCGGCATGAACCTCTACGGCAACGACATGGACGACGACGTGAGCCCGCTCGAAGCCGGCATGGCCTGGACAGTGGATTTGAAAGACGAATCCCGCGATTTCGTCGGCAAAGCCGCGCTGGTGGCCTTGAAGGAAAAAGGCGTGAGCGTGAAGCAGGTCGGCCTGCTCTTGGCCAAAGGCGGCGTGCTGCGCGAGCACATGGAAGTGATCACCCCCGAAGGCAAAGGCATCACCACCAGCGGCGTGTTCTCGCCCAGCCTCAAGCAGTCCATCGCCATCGCCCGCGTGCCCAAAGCCTTTGAAGGCGATACCGCCAAAGTAGTGATTCGTGGCAAAGAAGTGGATGTGCGCGTATTGAAACTGCCCTTCGTGCGCAATGGCCAGAAGCAGTTTGATTAAACGCGTTTAGGTTTTCAGGTAGCCTGTTGCATCAATCGGGCACGCAGGCTACCTGAAAATAGAACTTCAACCTAGCAGATGGTAACAACTAATCACAACTAACTAGAAAATTTTTTGTGCCTGTAAAGGTTTTGTGAAATTTGAAAATACTCTATTTGTGTTTACTCAAATCTTGAACAATTAAATTCTGTATAATGTAAAAAGTTTGCTTATCAAGGCATAACATAATCCTTTGAAAAAATAAGATTGGAATAAAAGTGAAAAAATTATTACTATTGATATGTTCAACTATCTTGGTGGGTTGTGTTTCTCTCCCAAGCGAACAAGAAATTGCCTCTGCTGATTACGGTCAATTCCCTAATAATCATGAAGCTATAGTAAAAGATTATTATGCTACAGCCCTAAAAGACCCAGATAGCGTCAAATATAGATCCATCTCATCTCCAAGGAAAACTTGGCTTGGGGATAGGATTAATGGAGCCCAGTTTGGTTATTTAGTATGTGTAACTTACAATGCCAAAAACTCATTTGGTGCTTATGTTGGTTATGAAACTGATGGTTTACTAATTAGAAACGGTTCTGTAATAATAGCCGTTCCAAAAGGAGATTGGTGGGGGAGAAACATTTGCAGATAACCAAGCTACTAAGATGTAGAACCATCCTCTGTGTATAATTTTCAATTTTGAATGATTTATCCACCCTACGGAGAAAAACCATGAGCAACAACATTCCCGCCGAACTCAAATACGTTTCCAGCCACGAATGGCTGCGCGCCGAAGCCGACGGTAGCGTGACCGTGGGCGTAACCCACCACGCACAAGAGCTTTTGGGCGACATCGTATTCGTTGAACTGCCCGAAGTAGGCGCCTCGCTCGCCGCCGAAGACCAAGCCGGCGTAGTGGAATCGGTGAAAGCCGCTTCCGATGTGTACGCCCCGATTGCCGGCGAAGTTGTGGCCATAAACGAAGGCCTGCCCGATGCGCCCGAAACCGTCAACA
Proteins encoded:
- a CDS encoding Lrp/AsnC family transcriptional regulator; its protein translation is MTTTVSLDKIDLKILQALQHNGRLSNVELSERVALSPSPCLRRLKQLESSGIIRGYAALVHPSTVALGLQVFIRVSVDKSNHLRDGFADSVRDWPQVLRCFALTGETDYMLHAFFADMESFSQFILDTLLAHPGVVDARSSFVLQEVKNSTVLPLDHLQTE
- the gcvT gene encoding glycine cleavage system aminomethyltransferase GcvT gives rise to the protein MSAIKTTPFHQAHQDAGAKLVDFAGWELPIHYGSQIAEHEAVRTDAGMFDVSHMLVTDVAGEKAKAFFRKLLANDVAKLGFVGKALYSAMLNDKGGVIDDLIVYRVSEDETRYRIVSNGATREKDSAQFQKIGAEFGIKLTPRYDLAMLAVQGPKAIAKLLTVKPEWADTVNNLKPFQGADLGNDWFVARTGYTGEDGVEVILPGSEAGAFFKALQQAGVKPCGLGARDTLRMEAGMNLYGNDMDDDVSPLEAGMAWTVDLKDESRDFVGKAALVALKEKGVSVKQVGLLLAKGGVLREHMEVITPEGKGITTSGVFSPSLKQSIAIARVPKAFEGDTAKVVIRGKEVDVRVLKLPFVRNGQKQFD
- the gcvH gene encoding glycine cleavage system protein GcvH; this encodes MSNNIPAELKYVSSHEWLRAEADGSVTVGVTHHAQELLGDIVFVELPEVGASLAAEDQAGVVESVKAASDVYAPIAGEVVAINEGLPDAPETVNSDPYGEGWFFRIKPANPADLDGLMNAEQYAAEIA